One part of the Flavobacteriales bacterium genome encodes these proteins:
- a CDS encoding IS256 family transposase, which produces MKNGKELLGLYVGENEEARFWLKVISDLQNRGVKDIIIASVDNLKGLSNAIKSVFPQTEVQLCIVHQIRNSMRYVPQKNKAAVLKDLKQVYQAPSTDQAEVALADLEENWAKQYPAMVNSWPDNWEELSNYFKYPEEIRRIIYTTNPTESFHSQLRKVTKTKRVFPSDMALLKLLYLVQENVRKNWTRPLNGWNLTIVTDDDHIGKTLDTTLKVGRGQPSGLMQFAEQTLLV; this is translated from the coding sequence CTGAAGAACGGCAAGGAACTGCTGGGACTTTACGTGGGCGAGAACGAAGAGGCACGCTTCTGGCTCAAGGTCATCAGCGACCTGCAGAACCGTGGTGTGAAGGATATCATCATTGCAAGTGTGGACAACCTCAAGGGACTTTCCAACGCCATCAAAAGCGTATTCCCACAGACCGAGGTGCAGCTCTGCATCGTGCATCAGATACGCAACTCCATGAGATATGTGCCACAAAAGAACAAGGCTGCCGTGCTCAAAGACCTCAAACAGGTCTATCAGGCACCTTCAACGGATCAAGCAGAGGTTGCCTTGGCCGATCTTGAAGAGAATTGGGCAAAGCAATATCCTGCCATGGTCAATAGCTGGCCCGACAACTGGGAAGAACTCAGCAATTACTTCAAGTACCCTGAGGAGATCCGTAGAATAATATACACCACCAACCCCACAGAGAGCTTTCACAGTCAGTTGCGCAAGGTCACCAAGACCAAGCGCGTGTTCCCTTCGGACATGGCCCTACTGAAGCTGCTTTACCTCGTTCAGGAAAATGTCAGAAAGAACTGGACAAGACCACTTAATGGATGGAACCTTACAATAGTCACAGATGATGATCATATTGGAAAAACGCTTGACACAACCCTGAAGGTTGGCCGCGGCCAACCTTCAGGGTTGATGCAGTTCGCTGAACAGACCCTTTTAGTTTAG